Proteins from one Terriglobia bacterium genomic window:
- a CDS encoding VOC family protein, which yields MGRPVPELPVADVERAQQHYRDALGFEIGWLYPGKGIGAVSRGDMGPIFFRKREPPFEPAVHWVFAEDIDATYQELKSLGANIVDPLEKKPWGLRQFTVQDLDGNLFYFHCD from the coding sequence ATGGGCCGGCCAGTGCCGGAGTTGCCGGTGGCTGATGTCGAACGCGCTCAACAGCATTACAGAGATGCACTCGGCTTTGAGATTGGATGGCTTTACCCCGGCAAAGGAATTGGGGCCGTGTCACGCGGTGATATGGGGCCGATATTCTTTCGGAAGCGGGAGCCGCCGTTCGAACCTGCCGTTCACTGGGTGTTCGCTGAAGATATTGATGCGACGTACCAGGAACTGAAGTCGTTAGGCGCGAACATCGTGGATCCTCTGGAAAAAAAGCCGTGGGGACTACGGCAGTTCACCGTACAGGACCTGGACGGAAACCTCTTCTATTTCCACTGTGACTGA